In Parus major isolate Abel chromosome 3, Parus_major1.1, whole genome shotgun sequence, the following are encoded in one genomic region:
- the C3H1orf131 gene encoding uncharacterized protein C1orf131 homolog has product MGPREPRRRLEAVLGALYDLGEEPGDARGAAEDGEARAVPPSAEKEEEEEEERREPQQGGRRGARDFFGDLRAELSAAGPAPPPPAARPAVEVVVFRGRKRKERHGPSAAPAGGAQTQIVNEEKNAVRQEFNFEKARLEVHKFGITGYRKQEQRAWERERAIMLGAKPPKKACVNYRTYQEKLKEKKAAKDANKEKEHKGDSLKKKKKQKEQKERKAKRKKSVPSIWPAGQVGKFRNGTLILQSRDIKKIKSSKVSK; this is encoded by the exons ATGGGGCCGCGGGAGCCGCGCCGCCGGCTGGAGGCGGTGCTCGGCGCCCTCTACGACTTGG GTGAGGAGCCCGGCGACGCTCGGGGCGCTGCGGAGGACGGCGAAGCGAGAGCAGTGCCGCCGTCAGCggagaaagaagaggaggaggaggaagagagacGAGAGCCACAGCAgggcgggcggcgcggggccCGCGACTTCTTCGGGGATTTGCGGGCCGAGCTGAGCGCGGCCGGCCctgccccgccgccccccgccgccAGGCCCGCCGTGGAGGTCGTGGTGTTCCgcgggaggaagaggaaggagcgGCACGGCCCCTCGGCAGCGCCCGCCGGCGGAGCACAG ACCCAAATAgtgaatgaagagaaaaatgcagtcAGACAAGAATTTAACTTTGAAAAG GCTCGCCTGGAAGTGCACAAGTTTGGAATCACTGGCTACAGGAAGCAAGAGCAACGTGCTTGGGAACGGGAGCGCGCTATCATGCTGGGCGCCAAG CCCCCCAAAAAGGCATGTGTGAACTACAGGACTTACCAAgagaaactgaaagagaaaaaagcagcgAAGGATGCTAATAAGGAAAAG GAGCATAAAGGTGATTctctgaagaagaagaagaagcagaaagagcagaaggaGAG GAAGgccaaaaggaagaaatcagtGCCTAGCATTTGGCCTGCAGGACAAGttggaaaattcagaaatggGACCTTGATTCTGCAAAGTCGTgacataaagaaaattaaatcatctAAAGTTAGCAAATGA